The following coding sequences lie in one Musa acuminata AAA Group cultivar baxijiao chromosome BXJ1-8, Cavendish_Baxijiao_AAA, whole genome shotgun sequence genomic window:
- the LOC135581447 gene encoding V-type proton ATPase subunit c1-like isoform X2, which translates to MSTFTGDETAPFFGFLGAAAALVFSCMGAAYGTAKSGVGVASMGVMRPELVMKSIVPVVMAGVLGIYGLIIAVIISTGINPKAKPYYLFDGYAHLSSGLACGLAGLSAGMAIGIVGDAGVRANAQQPKLFVGMILILIFAEALALYGLIVGIILSSRAGQSRAD; encoded by the exons ATGTCAACCTTCACCGGCGATGAGACGGCCCCCTTCTTCGGATTCCTCGGAGCCGCGGCGGCTCTTGTTTTCTCCT GCATGGGGGCCGCGTACGGGACGGCGAAGAGCGGAGTTGGGGTGGCTTCAATGGGAGTGATGCGACCGGAGCTCGTGATGAAGTCGATCGTGCCCGTTGTCATGGCGGGAGTGCTCGGGATCTATGGGTTGATCATTGCTGTGATCATCAGCACCGGGATAAACCCTAAGGCCAAGCCGTACTATCTCTTCGACGGCTACGCTCACCTCTCGTCCGGACTGGCTTGTGGTCTCGCTGGGCTTTCTGCCGGGATGGCGATCgggatcgtcggagatgctggcgTTAG GGCCAATGCACAGCAGCCCAAGCTGTTTGTTGGGATGATTCTTATTCTCATTTTTGCTGAAGCTCTTGCACTCTATGGTCTTATTGTTGGCATCATCCTTTCATCTCGAGCTGGTCAATCTCGGGCAGATTAA
- the LOC135581447 gene encoding V-type proton ATPase subunit c1-like isoform X1, with protein MSTFTGDETAPFFGFLGAAAALVFSCMGAAYGTAKSGVGVASMGVMRPELVMKSIVPVVMAGVLGIYGLIIAVIISTGINPKAKPYYLFDGYAHLSSGLACGLAGLSAGMAIGIVGDAGVRNDKVTRSSSVTKLLLFVSWIQSNLGTSLRVEAVG; from the exons ATGTCAACCTTCACCGGCGATGAGACGGCCCCCTTCTTCGGATTCCTCGGAGCCGCGGCGGCTCTTGTTTTCTCCT GCATGGGGGCCGCGTACGGGACGGCGAAGAGCGGAGTTGGGGTGGCTTCAATGGGAGTGATGCGACCGGAGCTCGTGATGAAGTCGATCGTGCCCGTTGTCATGGCGGGAGTGCTCGGGATCTATGGGTTGATCATTGCTGTGATCATCAGCACCGGGATAAACCCTAAGGCCAAGCCGTACTATCTCTTCGACGGCTACGCTCACCTCTCGTCCGGACTGGCTTGTGGTCTCGCTGGGCTTTCTGCCGGGATGGCGATCgggatcgtcggagatgctggcgTTAG GAATGACAAAGTGACTAGATCATCTTCTGTAactaaacttctcctttttgtctcCTGGATCCAGTCCAACCTTGGGACGAGTCTGAGGGTTGAAGCAGTTGGCTAA
- the LOC135581447 gene encoding V-type proton ATPase subunit c1-like isoform X3 — MSTFTGDETAPFFGFLGAAAALVFSCMGAAYGTAKSGVGVASMGVMRPELVMKSIVPVVMAGVLGIYGLIIAVIISTGINPKAKPYYLFDGYAHLSSGLACGLAGLSAGMAIGIVGDAGVSPTLGRV; from the exons ATGTCAACCTTCACCGGCGATGAGACGGCCCCCTTCTTCGGATTCCTCGGAGCCGCGGCGGCTCTTGTTTTCTCCT GCATGGGGGCCGCGTACGGGACGGCGAAGAGCGGAGTTGGGGTGGCTTCAATGGGAGTGATGCGACCGGAGCTCGTGATGAAGTCGATCGTGCCCGTTGTCATGGCGGGAGTGCTCGGGATCTATGGGTTGATCATTGCTGTGATCATCAGCACCGGGATAAACCCTAAGGCCAAGCCGTACTATCTCTTCGACGGCTACGCTCACCTCTCGTCCGGACTGGCTTGTGGTCTCGCTGGGCTTTCTGCCGGGATGGCGATCgggatcgtcggagatgctggcgTTAG TCCAACCTTGGGACGAGTCTGA
- the LOC103996420 gene encoding uncharacterized protein LOC103996420, with amino-acid sequence MNDFRESKQYCYFHPKQLVVGICAQCLRDRLLLLESKQAHLPRTKDGIRSFRVLKRKSIIALPKIFALGSFVHLLEPHHRENKDHSEDEGSIDSLEDSFITMKFEDDGQASWNTDGKSKSIESCANNTMSDDTKVVRTALVEHSNPGGVLRWRKRIGQLLQLGRWKRSNKASTCHVGFRGKVEGVKGRRSWIRSFTRRTTSSD; translated from the exons ATGAATGACTTCAGGGAGAGCAAGCAGTACTGCTATTTCCACCCCAAGCAGTTGGTCGTGGGGATATGTGCTCAGTGCTTGAGAGACAGGCTCCTGCTCTTGGAATCCAAACAAGCTCATCTTCCTCGAACCAAGGACGGCATTAGGTCATTCAGAGTCTTGAAGAGGAAATCCATCATCGCCCTTCCTAAAATCTTCGCTCTGGGCTCTTTCGTACATCTCCTCGAGCCCCATCATCGTGAGAACAAAGATCACTCCGAAGACGAAGGCTCCATTGACAGCCTTGAAG ACTCATTCATAACGATGAAGTTTGAGGATGATGGACAAGCTTCATGGAATACTGACGGCAAAAGCAAGAGCATCGAGTCTTGTGCAAACAACACAATGAGCGATGACACCAAGGTGGTAAGAACAGCACTGGTGGAGCACTCAAACCCCGGTGGGGTGCTGAGATGGCGAAAGAGAATCGGGCAGCTTCTCCAGCTTGGACGTTGGAAGCGGTCCAACAAGGCAAGCACATGCCATGTCGGATTTAGAGGGAAGGTGGAAGGAGTCAAGGGAAGGAGAAGTTGGATAAGGAGCTTCACAAGGAGGACCACCAGCAGTGACTAG